A window of Cryptomeria japonica chromosome 3, Sugi_1.0, whole genome shotgun sequence contains these coding sequences:
- the LOC131049436 gene encoding probable pectate lyase 18: MASRQALQPLFLLLAVFFIKLAMVESIRTPSNMTKAENSDKYHVEKPELVVQMVERSLNNSKRKLSSCETGNPIDDCWRCDPNWVNNRKRLADCAIGFGKNAIGGKNGRFYIVTDPNDDDPVNPRPGTLRHAVIQTEPLWIIFQKDMVIQLKEELIMNSYKTIDGRGANVHIANGACITIQYVTNIIIHGVHIHDCKPAGNTNVRSSPTHYGFRTKSDGDGISIFGSSAIWVDHCSLSSCADGLIDAIMGSTAITISNSFFTHHDKVMLLGHSDVYTEDVKMQVTVAFNHFGEGLVQRMPRCRHGYFHVVNNDYTHWEMYAIGGSANPTINSQGNRFLAPDYRFLKEVTKHQDSTEGNWRSVGDLMLNGAFFTASGAKESSSYAKASSMAARPSSIVGSITASSGVLTCRKGSSC; the protein is encoded by the exons ATGGCGAGCAGACAAGCCTTACAGccattgtttcttcttcttgctgTCTTTTTCATCAAGTTAGCAATGGTGGAATCAATAAGAACCCCCTCCAATATGACTAAGGCTGAGAATAGTGATAAATATCATGTTGAGAAGCCGGAGCTTGTAGTTCAAATGGTAGAAAG GAGTTTAAATAATTCGAAAAGAAAGCTGAGCTCGTGCGAAACGGGGAACCCCATCGATGACTGTTGGCGTTGTGATCCTAACTGGGTTAACAACCGAAAGAGACTGGCTGATTGTGCCATCGGATTTGGCAAAAACGCCATTGGAGGTAAGAATGGCAGATTTTATATAGTTACAGATCCAAATGACGATGACCCGGTCAATCCTCGACCTGGCACTCTGCGGCACGCTGTTATTCAAACCGAACCTCTCTGGATTATTTTCCAAAAAGATATGGTTATTCAGCTCAAGGAGGAGCTTATCATGAACAGTTATAAGACTATTGATGGTAGAGGTGCCAATGTTCATATAGCAAATGGAGCTTGCATTACAATTCAGTATGTGACCAATATTATCATTCATGGAGTTCATATCCACGACTGTAAACCTGCGGGAAACACAAATGTTAGGAGCTCCCCGACACATTATGGGTTTAGAACCAAGAGTGATGGAGATGGGATTTCCATCTTTGGATCAAGCGCAATTTGGGTTGACCACTGTTCATTGTCAAGTTGCGCAGATGGATTGATCGACGCCATCATGGGTTCCACTGCTATAACCATTTCAAACAGCTTTTTCACTCACCATGACAAG GTGATGCTCCTAGGACACAGCGACGTCTACACCGAGGACGTCAAAATGCAAGTAACAGTTGCTTTCAACCactttggagaagggcttgttcaacGTATGCCCAG ATGTCGACATGGATACTTTCATGTGGTGAACAATGATTACACCCACTGGGAAATGTATGCAATCGGGGGAAGTGCAAACCCCACCATTAACAGCCAAGGCAACAGATTCCTTGCTCCTGATTATCGATTCCTCAAGGAG GTTACAAAGCACCAAGATTCAACAGAAGGCAACTGGAGATCAGTGGGAGATCTTATGTTAAATGGGGCATTCTTCACAGCATCAGGGGCTAAAGAATCCTCAAGCTATGCCAAAGCTTCGAGTATGGCGGCAAGACCTTCCTCTATTGTGGGCTCTATCACTGCAAGTTCGGGTGTTCTCACCTGCAGAAAAGGTTCCAGCTGTTAG
- the LOC131874345 gene encoding probable pectate lyase 18 gives MASRQALQPLFLLLAVFFIKLVMVESIRTPSNMTKAENSDKYHVEKPELVVQMVERSLNNSKRKLSSCETGNPIDDCWRCDPNWVNNRKRLADCAIGFGKNAIGGKNGRFYIVTDPNDDDPVNPRPGTLRHAVIQTEPLWIIFQKDMVIQLKEELIMNSYKTIDGRGANVHIANGACITIQYVTNIIIHGVHIHDCKPAGNTNVRSSPTHYGFRTKSDGDGISIFGSSAIWVDHCSLSSCADGLIDAIMGSTAITISNSFFTHHDKVMLLGHSDAYTEDVKMQVTVAFNHFGEGLVQRMPRCRHGYFHVVNNDYTHWEMYAIGGSANPTINSQGNRFLAPDYRFHKEVTKHQDSTEGNWRSVGDLMLNGAFFTPSGTKESSSYAKASSMAARPSSIVGSITASSGVLTCRKGSSC, from the exons ATGGCGAGCAGACAAGCCTTACAGccattgtttcttcttcttgctgTCTTTTTCATCAAGTTAGTAATGGTGGAATCAATAAGAACCCCCTCCAATATGACTAAGGCTGAGAATAGTGATAAATATCATGTTGAGAAGCCGGAGCTTGTAGTTCAAATGGTAGAAAG GAGTTTAAATAATTCGAAAAGAAAGCTGAGCTCGTGCGAAACGGGGAACCCCATCGATGACTGTTGGCGTTGTGATCCTAACTGGGTTAACAACCGAAAGAGACTGGCTGATTGTGCCATCGGATTTGGCAAAAACGCCATTGGAGGTAAGAATGGCAGATTTTATATAGTTACAGATCCAAATGACGATGACCCGGTCAATCCTCGACCTGGCACTCTGCGGCACGCTGTTATTCAAACCGAACCTCTCTGGATTATTTTCCAAAAAGATATGGTTATTCAGCTCAAGGAGGAGCTTATCATGAACAGTTATAAGACTATTGATGGTAGAGGTGCCAATGTTCATATAGCAAATGGAGCTTGCATTACAATTCAGTATGTGACCAATATTATCATTCATGGAGTTCATATCCACGACTGTAAACCTGCGGGAAACACAAATGTTAGGAGCTCCCCGACACATTATGGGTTTAGAACCAAGAGTGATGGAGATGGGATTTCCATCTTTGGATCAAGCGCAATTTGGGTTGACCACTGTTCATTGTCAAGTTGCGCAGATGGATTGATCGACGCCATCATGGGTTCCACTGCTATAACCATTTCAAACAGCTTTTTCACTCACCATGACAAG GTGATGCTCCTAGGACACAGCGACGCCTACACCGAGGACGTCAAAATGCAAGTAACAGTTGCTTTCAACCactttggagaagggcttgttcaacGTATGCCCAG ATGTCGACATGGATACTTTCATGTGGTGAACAATGATTACACCCACTGGGAAATGTATGCAATCGGGGGAAGTGCAAACCCCACCATTAACAGCCAAGGCAACAGATTCCTTGCTCCTGATTATCGATTCCACAAGGAG GTTACAAAGCACCAAGATTCAACAGAAGGCAACTGGAGATCAGTGGGAGATCTTATGTTAAATGGGGCATTCTTCACACCATCAGGGACTAAAGAATCCTCAAGCTATGCCAAAGCTTCGAGTATGGCGGCAAGACCTTCCTCTATTGTGGGCTCTATCACTGCAAGTTCGGGTGTTCTCACCTGCAGAAAAGGTTCCAGCTGTTAG